In a genomic window of Coregonus clupeaformis isolate EN_2021a chromosome 27, ASM2061545v1, whole genome shotgun sequence:
- the LOC121541723 gene encoding stomatin-like isoform X1 produces MEEDGKETHSRESKRRERQAGSRSLLADSDTALESSDTDNGLCGWIIVGLSILLMLATLPLSIWMCIKIVKEYERAIIFRLGRIVRGGAKGPGLFFILPCTDSFINVDMRTITFDIPPQEVLTKDSVTVSVDGVVYYRVQNATLAVANITNADAATRLLAQTTLRNVLGTKNLAEILSDRNEIAHSMQSTLDDATDDWGIKVERVEIKDVKLPQQLQRAMAAEAEASREARAKVIAAEGEVNASRALKEASLVIAESPSGLQLRYLQTLNTIAAEKNSTIIFPLPMDMMQAFMKRD; encoded by the exons ATGGAAGAAGACGGCAAAGAAACCCATTCGAGAGAGAGTAAAAGACGGGAACGTCAAGCAG GCTCAAGAAGTTTGCTTGCTGATTCTGATACAG CCTTGGAGAGCTCGGATACTGACAATGGCCTATGTGGTTGGATCATAGTCGGATTATCCATCCTTCTGATGCTCGCAACTCTGCCTCTCTCCATATGGATGTGTATTAAG ATTGTGAAGGAGTATGAGAGGGCCATCATCTTTCGCCTGGGGCGGATCGTACGAGGAGGAGCCAAAGGGCCAG GCCTGTTCTTCATCCTGCCCTGCACAGATAGCTTCATCAATGTGGACATGCGCACCATCACCTTCGACATCCCCCCACAAGAG GTTCTGACTAAGGACTCAGTGACGGTCAGTGTTGATGGTGTGGTGTACTACCGTGTTCAGAATGCGACCCTGGCTGTGGCCAACATCACCAACGCTGACGCCGCCACCCGCCTGCTGGCACAGACCACCCTGAGGAACGTCCTGGGAACCAAGAACCTGGCTGAGATCCTGTCTGATCGTAATGAGATTGCCCACAGCATGCAG TCCACCCTGGATGATGCTACAGATGACTGGGGTATCAAGGTGGAGCGTGTGGAGATAAAGGACGTCAAACTGCCCCAGCAGCTCCAGAGGGCCATGGCAGCAGAGGCTGAGGCTAGCCGTGAGGCCAGGGCTAAG gtgatcGCAGCAGAGGGGGAGGTGAACGCGTCACGGGCTCTGAAGGAGGCCTCCCTGGTGATCGCTGAGTCTCCATCTGGCCTCCAGCTGCGCTACCTGCAGACGCTCAACACCATCGCTGCCGAGAAGAACTCCACCATCATCTTCCCCCTGCCAATGGACATGATGCAGGCCTTCATgaagagagactga
- the LOC121541723 gene encoding stomatin-like isoform X2 gives MEEDGKETHSRESKRRERQAALESSDTDNGLCGWIIVGLSILLMLATLPLSIWMCIKIVKEYERAIIFRLGRIVRGGAKGPGLFFILPCTDSFINVDMRTITFDIPPQEVLTKDSVTVSVDGVVYYRVQNATLAVANITNADAATRLLAQTTLRNVLGTKNLAEILSDRNEIAHSMQSTLDDATDDWGIKVERVEIKDVKLPQQLQRAMAAEAEASREARAKVIAAEGEVNASRALKEASLVIAESPSGLQLRYLQTLNTIAAEKNSTIIFPLPMDMMQAFMKRD, from the exons ATGGAAGAAGACGGCAAAGAAACCCATTCGAGAGAGAGTAAAAGACGGGAACGTCAAGCAG CCTTGGAGAGCTCGGATACTGACAATGGCCTATGTGGTTGGATCATAGTCGGATTATCCATCCTTCTGATGCTCGCAACTCTGCCTCTCTCCATATGGATGTGTATTAAG ATTGTGAAGGAGTATGAGAGGGCCATCATCTTTCGCCTGGGGCGGATCGTACGAGGAGGAGCCAAAGGGCCAG GCCTGTTCTTCATCCTGCCCTGCACAGATAGCTTCATCAATGTGGACATGCGCACCATCACCTTCGACATCCCCCCACAAGAG GTTCTGACTAAGGACTCAGTGACGGTCAGTGTTGATGGTGTGGTGTACTACCGTGTTCAGAATGCGACCCTGGCTGTGGCCAACATCACCAACGCTGACGCCGCCACCCGCCTGCTGGCACAGACCACCCTGAGGAACGTCCTGGGAACCAAGAACCTGGCTGAGATCCTGTCTGATCGTAATGAGATTGCCCACAGCATGCAG TCCACCCTGGATGATGCTACAGATGACTGGGGTATCAAGGTGGAGCGTGTGGAGATAAAGGACGTCAAACTGCCCCAGCAGCTCCAGAGGGCCATGGCAGCAGAGGCTGAGGCTAGCCGTGAGGCCAGGGCTAAG gtgatcGCAGCAGAGGGGGAGGTGAACGCGTCACGGGCTCTGAAGGAGGCCTCCCTGGTGATCGCTGAGTCTCCATCTGGCCTCCAGCTGCGCTACCTGCAGACGCTCAACACCATCGCTGCCGAGAAGAACTCCACCATCATCTTCCCCCTGCCAATGGACATGATGCAGGCCTTCATgaagagagactga